The following coding sequences are from one Brienomyrus brachyistius isolate T26 chromosome 2, BBRACH_0.4, whole genome shotgun sequence window:
- the dmxl1 gene encoding dmX-like protein 1 isoform X1 yields the protein MNLHQVLTGAVNPGDNCFAVGNVNDEPFTAYASGCDIIILGSNFERLQIIPGVKHGNVQVGCVDSSLQGGLVAASYGNVVCIFEPVPVPDAKEKATKLSYQWQKRGQIVLKSAAINLAWDPTGTQLLTGSASLQLWSNDRPDLDPREAEEPATFGSHLSSWRCIWKCKTASPIHLMKFSPSGEFFATAGQDDCLVKVWYNTSRWQSGGPALFTPPEQASYGETDFSFVYLAHPRSVTGFSWRKTSKYMPRGSVCNVLLTCCKDSVCRLWAETLLPGDNGLSRYTGGHRDSLGGEALRSTANMWKTLPNVGMQERSSLELKLKESWRGPERCLGHPAYTGFLPHQQDRHRIHWAKGAMNANALCHFHIAASINPATDIPLLPSISSLCVADDEEPAGPFTVHWLNNKELHLTLAMEVYLQQLRATAEQRSPELSSRSDEERSDEDESVGSPTKARPTRDPGAWPGVPLAGAQVDHKLGLLLEDWNKAADMLFSIHPTDGSLLVWHVDWLDEYQPRMFRQAQVSFVSRIPVAFPTGDANSLSRSVVMYACNKNLDLAIQQGRQRPAGLPRSASTLIGSGQGKGAGLRLSIFTPNVLMISKHADGSLNQWAVSFAEESAFSTVLSVSHKSRYCGHRFHLNGLACHPLLPLLLTTSHHNTPHSPSLDPTAALLLGPPSPGGASPDPNAIYSELILWRVDPVGPLSFSGGVSELARINSLHTSAFSNVAWLPVLIPSRCLGAYGNSPSACFVASDGHSLRLYQAVIEAKKLLSELSNPETSRYVGEVFSIVSQQSTARPGCIISLDAITDFQGKKTQLLHVFEEDLILCDGGPDHAPETPTGYFEGPTGPSFSARFFLVVMEYSQSGRTLLHMWHLQLSALQASAGVPLDSSSYPPGSPERQSTPKNPTNTSNLQSASRLQLSSRRVYSEELRLPDGVEVLQGTPSAGHLSSSSLHPAGRAPYLLATSCSDHKVRFWRCQVIPQQAPSGDQFYSWEEWPLLVETALDDGSAVSVPGRPIEVSCCHTSRIAVAYRPMDTGVSHRVQVGIFQCESTGGSRWMLEQTFGLEEAPLHKVDGSLSLASLGTEEASDDSSEPGTRTLVHLDWVSREDGSHILTVAIGPKLLMYGLLPGKPPELGLSDGWRDGSSRLVLLRVVDLVSSVEGSPPIPVSLSWVRDGILVVGMDCEMHVYSQWQPPPQVGSAVTGSVTSLLAALRQAGDDPSSPQPPRRNLTRSMTSLAQKLSGKRTAYDLPADMEDCGLFEAAHHLFPTLPQYHPAQLMGLMDLGRVRRAKAILVHLVKCIAGEVVALRDGGDGHERRLRSLSISASGSTARDPKIFSKSENPDYTEIDSIPPLPLYALLAADGGGTAKPDNVGGGPSGSTWPDTYNELFQAAAVEADPDLLEGDREEVAKVIDLSRYGPTFFGLDHAQVLSGHLLYSRLPGLTRMEQMSLMALADTIATTSTDIGESQGKCQGGETLDECGLKFLLAVRLHTFLLKSLPPAHRAQLVRQGLSTCHFAWAFHSEAEEELLNMLPTLQKDDPTWHELRAMGVGWWLRSSSRLRRCMEKVAKAAFQRNNDPLDAAIFYLAMKKKAVVWGLYRSQQNVKMTAFFSNNFSEDRWRRAALKNAFSLLGKQRFLHSIAFFLLAGSLKDAVEVCLDKMQDLQLALVISRLYESEFEASSTYRNILHRHVLGHEAPAQIQQDPFLRSMAHWILEDYSQALDTLLVQPEGRVAVPSPEVFNFYTYLRMHPLLLRRHFRHPESRSSAQVGLATETRLADSITLLERRLFFSAAYAHLQAGCPMLALEVLSKMPKVIKKSRPAPCQDMSAISPSTRDSLLSVEAKQDRASDLDWSQPVLNGYESASDSLSNSRSDSAFSFDWSQPSGTMQEEPLELKWDTESEDDESGLAMKNVKAESVHAVSKDNTESSSVTESEGDLVTTSEDILTAQLKFTACLRILTTELRTLATGYELDGGRLRCQLCHWLEREVAALQHSCSYNPDLEEVTGGIAGGPAQDEPSQNPEGQLGTSLCSVELQRRRRQWLRQNEPLLRMFLSYSSLHGSHGGGLASVRMELILLLQESQQDESVASAALVLAQPKSSIPLLLACMASAKTVVANPIMHLSNLTHDILNTINSLDAPPHPSVVDGKIYVMHTLAASLSACVYQCLCDCRSLRHANQFTGIVYQSFLLSQQQPMRTMSTEEAVLPNTSPAQWPGMAALIRLLSSTGEETQSGLTVLLCEVLTAVYLSLFVHGLATHSSNELFRIVAHPLNAKLWAAVFGGGSRIPFVERPSPSRMSSVSSIADDLDRKPRRFRLRSSQSASMESAQGPPSPVVEQEASIFKENFVPPELSIWDYFIAKPFLAPSESRVEYDSEESQGSEDENEDEDQHFFDSNTALQEHSNANSYSWCLMRLAMVQLVLVNLKSFYPLAGHELQDLPVGSPLCHNVLKTLQRWEQLLQKRLEVFGGPPPQYISTQPPDDTLSGGPAILRHKALLEPSNTPFRSSRHSALPVRRLWQYLVKQEAVQETFIRNIFTKKREQNESVEDRTDSNTHSVAEDRSHNQIESDSGYPGGRARIIHKESDIITAFAINKANRNCLAIASSHDIQELDVSSILATQILTWVDDEAENKGGEDFLVIHAREDFTVHGTTPYTNSSPGTPINMPWLGSMQTGRGASVMIKRNINNVRRMTSHPNLPYYLTGAQDGSVRMFEWGHSQQIICYRSPGNSRVTRVRFNHQGNKFGIVDADGALSLWQTNMTANAPKPYLTLQCHNKTANDFMFVGSSSLIATAGLSTDNRNVCLWDTLVAPINSLVHAFSCHDTGATVLSLAPRQQLLISGGRKGWISVLDLNLRTQRQTFQAHDSAVKALAVDPTETCFISGSSEGNIKVWGLADQGLLHVFPNEHARQSLFRNLGTGVMQLEVGTANHIFSCGADGTMKMRMLPDRFGVSNGNLWGDVRFVL from the exons TCCGGGGGGCCTGCCCTCTTCACACCCCCAGAGCAGGCCTCTTATGGGGAGACGGACTTCTCCTTTGTCTACCTGGCCCACCCACGCTCTGTGACTGGTTTTTCCTGGAGGAAGACCAGCAAGTACATGCCAAG GGGCTCTGTGTGCAATGTGCTGCTCACATGCTGCAAGGACAGCGTGTGCCGCCTGTGGGCTGAGACTCTGCTGCCTGGTGACAACGGACTGTCGCGGTACACGGGGGGTCACCGGGATAGCCTGGGGGGCGAAGCACTACGGTCCACAGCCAACATGTGGAAGACTTTGCCCAACGTTGGGATGCAGGAAAGGAGCTCCTTGGAG CTGAAGCTGAAGGAGTCCTGGAGGGGCCCGGAGAGATGTTTGGGCCACCCGGCGTACACGGGCTTCCTGCCTCACCAGCAAGACCGGCATCGCATCCACTGGGCTAAAGGGGCCATGAATGCCAATGCCCTATGCCACTTCCACATCGCCGCCAGCATCAACCCGGCCACAG ACATTCCGCTGCTCCCCTCCATATCCTCGCTGTGCGTGGCTGACGACGAGGAGCCGGCGGGCCCCTTCACCGTGCATTGGCTCAACAACAAGGAGCTTCACCTCACGCTGGCCATGGAGGTGTATCTGCAGCAGCTGCGTGCCACTGCGGAACAGCGCAGCCCTGAGCTCAGCAGCCGCTCCGATGAGG AGCGGTCTGACGAGGATGAGTCAGTGGGCTCCCCCACGAAGGCGAGGCCGACCCGGGACCCAGGGGCCTGGCCCGGGGTCCCACTGGCCGGCGCGCAGGTGGACCACAAGCTGGGGCTCCTACTGGAGGATTGGAATAAGGCCGCcgacatgctgttcagcatcCACCCCACCGATGGCTCTCTGCTGGTGTGGCACGTGGACTGGCTGGATGAGTACCAGCCTAGAATGTTCCGGCAGGCCCAG GTATCCTTTGTGTCCCGCATCCCTGTTGCCTTTCCCACGGGTGACGCCAACTCGCTGAGTCGCAGTGTGGTCATGTACGCCTGCAACAAGAACCTGGACCTGGCCATCCAGCAGGGGCGCCAGCGGCCCGCAGGGCTGCCTCGCTCCGCATCCACGCTCATCGGCTCCGGCCAGGGGAAGGGAGCGGGTCTGCGCCTCAGCATCTTCACGCCCAACGTGCTGATGATCTCCAAGCATGCTGACGGCTCACTGAACCAGTGGGCGGTGAGCTTCGCGGAGGAGTCGGCCTTCTCCACCGTGCTCAGCGTCTCGCACAAGTCCCGCTACTGTGGCCACCGCTTCCACCTCAACGGGCTGGCGTGCCACCCGCTGCTGCCACTGCTGCTCACCACGTCGCACCATAATACGCCGCACAGCCCCTCCCTGGATCCCACTGCCGCCCTCCTCCTCGGCCCCCCGTCGCCTGGCGGTGCCTCTCCGGACCCCAATGCCATCTACAGTGAGCTGATCCTGTGGCGTGTGGACCCTGTTGGGCCCCTGTCCTTCTCCGGGGGCGTTTCAGAGCTTGCCAGGATCAACTCGCTCCACACCTCGGCCTTCTCCAATGTGGCCTGGCTGCCAGTGCTGATTCCTAGCCGCTGCTTGG GTGCTTATGGGAACTCGCCCAGCGCCTGCTTCGTGGCCAGCGATGGCCACTCCCTACGCCTCTACCAGGCCGTCATCGAGGCCAAGAAACTCCTCAGCGAGCTGTCCAACCCCGAGACATCG AGATACGTAGGCGAGGTCTTCAGCATCGTCAGCCAGCAGTCCACTGCGAGGCCGGGATGCATCATCAGCCTGGACGCCATCACTGACTTC CAGGGGAAGAAGACCCAGTTGCTACACGTATTTGAGGAGGACCTGATCTTGTGTGACGGAGGTCCTGACCATGCCCCAGAGACCCCCACCGGCTACTTTGAGG GTCCCACTGGACCCAGCTTTTCCGCACGCTTCTTCCTGGTGGTGATGGAGTACTCCCAGAGTGGACGGACTCTCCTGCACATGTGGCACCTCCAGCTTTCAGCGCTGCAGGCCTCTGCGG GCGTGCCCTTGGACAGCAGCTCTTACCCTCCGGGTTCCCCTGAGAGGCAAAGCACCCCCAAGAACCCGACGAATACCTCCAACCTGCAGAGCGCCAGTCGCCTGCAGCTCTCGTCCCGCAGGGTGTACAGCGAGGAGCTGCGGCTGCCTGATGGCGTGGAAGTCCTCCAGGGTACTCCCTCAGCAG GACACCTGAGCTCCTCTTCGCTGCATCCAGCAGGACGGGCTCCATACCTACTCGCTACGTCTTGCTCCGACCACAAGGTGAGGTTCTGGCGCTgtcaggtgatacctcagcaggCTCCTTCGGGAGACCAGTTCTACTCCTGGGAGGAGTGGCCCCTGTTGGTGGAGACGGCCCTGGACGATGGCAGCGCCGTAAGCGTGCCAGGCCGACCCATCGAGGTCAGCTGTTGCCACACCAGTCGCATCGCGGTGGCGTACCGGCCCATGGACACCGGTGTGAGTCACCGTGTCCAGGTGGGAATCTTTCAGTGTGAATCTACTGGTGGGTCTCGTTGGATGCTGGAGCAAACCTTTGGCCTGGAGGAAGCACCCTTACACAAGGTTGACGGGAGCCTGAGCCTGGCATCACTCGGCACGGAGGAGGCAAGCGATGACTCCTCTGAACCTGGCACAAGAACCCTGGTCCATCTGGACTGGGTTTCCAGGGAAGACGGCTCTCACATCCTCACCGTGGCCATCGGCCCCAAGCTCCTGATGTATGGACTCCTCCCGGGGAAACCGCCGGAACTGGGCCTGAGCGACGGCTGGAGGGACGGCTCCTCCAGGCTGGTGCTCCTCCGCGTCGTGGACCTGGTATCCTCGGTGGAGGGCTCGCCACCTATCCCGGTATCCTTGTCGTGGGTGAGGGATGGCATCCTGGTGGTTGGCATGGACTGTGAGATGCACGTGTACTCTCAGTGGCAGCCTCCGCCTCAGGTAGGCTCAGCCGTCACCGGCAGTGTCACGTCCCTGCTGGCCGCCTTGCGGCAGGCCGGCGACGACCCATCCAGCCCCCAACCACCCCGGCGAAATCTGACCCGCTCCATGACCAGCCTGGCCCAGAAGCTGAGCGGCAAGAGGACGGCATACGACCTGCCCGCCGACATGGAGGACTGCGGCCTCTTCGAGGCGGCCCACCACCTGTTCCCCACGCTGCCGCAGTACCACCCTGCCCAGCTCATGGGCCTTATGGACCTAGGCAGGGTACGACGGGCTAAGGCCATCCTGGTGCACCTGGTGAAGTGCATTGCCGGTGAGGTGGTGGCCTTGCGTGACGGCGGAGATGGGCACGAGCGCCGGCTGCGCTCGCTCAGCATCAGTGCCAGCGGCAGCACTGCACGTGACCCTAAGATCTTCAGCAAGAGCGAGAACCCCGACTACACAGAGATCGACTCCATTCCACCACTGCCACTGTACGCCCTGCTGGCAGCCGACGGAGGCGGCACAGCCAAGCCTGACAATGTGGGGGGCGGTCCCTCTGGGTCAACCTGGCCGGACACCTACAACGAGCTGTTCCAGGCCGCTGCAGTAGAGGCCGACCCAGACCTCCTGGAAGGCGACCGGGAGGAGGTCGCCAAGGTGATTGACCTATCCCGGTATGGCCCCACCTTTTTTGGGCTGGACCATGCCCAAGTGCTTTCAGGCCACCTGCTGTACTCGCGACTCCCGGGACTGACTCGGATGGAGCAGATGTCCCTGATGGCCCTGGCAGACACCATTGCCACCACCAGCACAGACATAGGAGAGAGTCAGGGCAAATGTCAAG GTGGGGAGACCTTGGACGAGTGTGGACTGAAGTTCCTCCTGGCTGTCCGTCTGCACACCTTCTTGCTGAAATCCCTGCCCCCTGCTCACCGGGCCCAACTTGTCCGCCAAG GGCTGTCCACCTGCCACTTTGCCTGGGCCTTCCACTCGGAGGCGGAGGAGGAGCTGCTGAACATGCTGCCCACTCTGCAGAAGGACGACCCCACTTGGCATGAGCTGCGAGCCATGGGCGTGGGCTGGTGGctgcgcagcagcagccggttACGCAGGTGCATGGAGAAG GTAGCAAAAGCCGCTTTTCAGAGAAACAATGACCCCCTGGATGCAGCCATCTTCTACCTGGCCATGAAGAAGAAGGCTGTGGTTTGGGGGCTGTACCG GTCCCAGCAGAACGTGAAGATGACGGCGTTCTTCAGCAACAACTTCAGTGAGGACCGCTGGAGGAGGGCTGCGCTGAAGAACGCCTTCTCTCTGTTGGGGAAGCAGCGCTTCCTGCACTCGATCGCCTTCTTCCTTTTGGCAGGCTCCCTGAAAGACGCCGTGGAG GTTTGTCTAGACAAGATGCAGGACCTGCAACTCGCGCTGGTGATATCCCGACTGTACGAGTCTGAGTTCGAGGCCTCCTCCACCTACAGGAACATTCTGCACAGACACGTTCTGGGCCATGAGGCCCCGGCCCAGATACAGCAGGACCCCTTCCTGCGCAGCATGGCTCACTGGATCCTGGAGGATTACAGCCAGGCACTGGACACTCTGCTGGTGCAGCCTGAAG GCCGGGTTGCCGTCCCATCTCCTGAGGTGTTCAACTTCTACACCTACCTCCGCATGCACCCGCTGCTGCTGCGTCGTCATTTCCGCCACCCGGAGTCCAGATCATCTGCTCAGGTGGGCCTGGCAACCGAGACTCGCCTGGCCGACTCCATCACCCTGCTGGAGCGCCGGCTCTTCTTCTCCGCCGCCTATGCCCACCTCCAGGCCGGTTGCCCCATGCTGGCTCTGGAGGTGCTCTCCAAGATGCCCAAGGTCATCAAGAAGTCCAGGCCTGCCCCATGCCAGGATATGTCGGCCATCTCCCCTTCCACCAGGGACTCCCTTCTCTCTGTCGAGGCCAAGCAGGACCGGGCCTCGGACCTGGATTGGTCCCAGCCGGTGCTGAACGGCTACGAGTCGGCGTCAGACAGCCTGTCAAATAGCCGGTCGGATTCCGCCTTCAGTTTCGACTGGAGCCAGCCCTCAGGCACCATGCAGGAGGAGCCGCTGGAGTTGAAGTGGGACACCGAGTCGGAGGACGACGAGTCAGGTCTGGCCATGAAGAACGTCAAGGCGGAGAGTGTCCACGCCGTCTCCAAAGACAACACGGAATCCTCGTCCGTGACGGAGTCCGAGGGGGACCTGGTCACCACATCTGAGGACATCCTGACGGCCCAGCTCAAGTTCACAGCCTGCCTCAGGATTTTGACTACAGAGCTGCGCACGCTGGCCACGGGCTACGAGCTGGACGGGGGCCGGCTGAGGTGCCAGCTGTGTCACTGGCTGGAGAGGGAGGTGGCTGCACTGCAGCACAGCTGCAGCTACAACCCTGACCTGGAGGAGGTGACGGGGGGCATCGCCGGGGGTCCGGCCCAGGACGAGCCGTCGCAGAACCCGGAGGGTCAGCTCGGGACGTCACTGTGCTCTGTCGAGCTGCAGCGGCGGCGACGCCAGTGGCTGCGTCAGAACGAGCCGCTGCTGCGCATGTTCCTGAGCTACAGCAGCCTGCACGGCTCGCATGGCGGGGGCCTGGCGTCCGTCCGCATGGAGCTCATCCTGCTGCTGCAGGAGTCGCAACAG GACGAATCTGTGGCCTCTGCGGCCCTCGTTCTTGCTCAGCCTAAATCTTCCATCCCTCTTCTGCTGGCCTGCATGGCCAGTGCCAAGACGGTGGTGGCCAATCCCATTATGCACCTGTCCAATCTCACCCATGACATCCTGAACACTATCAACTCTCTGGACGCCCCCCCGCATCCTAGCGTCGTCGACGGCAAG ATCTACGTGATGCACACGCTGGCAGCCTCTCTGTCCGCGTGTGTATATCAGTGTCTGTGTGACTGCCGCAGTCTCAG ACATGCCAACCAATTCACAGGCATCGTCTACCAGAGCTTCCTGCTGTCCCAACAACAGCCAATGCGGACCATGAGCACAGAGGAAGCTGTCCTTCCCAACACCTCTCCGGCACAGTGGCCAG GCATGGCAGCTCTTATCCGCCTTCTGAGCTCGACGGGTGAGGAGACACAGTCGGGTCTGACGGTGCTGCTTTGCGAGGTTCTGACCGCGGTCTACCTCAGCCTCTTCGTGCACGGCCTGGCCACTCACTCCAGCAACGAGCTCTTCCGCATCGTGGCCCACCCGCTGAACGCCAAGCTGTGGGCAGCCGTCTTTGGTGGGGGTTCGCGCATCCCGTTCGTGGAGCGGCCCagtccgtccaggatgtcctcaG TATCGTCAATAGCCGATGATCTGGACCGGAAGCCCAGGCGCTTTCGGCTGCGGTCGTCTCAAAGTGCCTCTATGGAGAGTGCCCAAGGACCTCCTAGTCCTGTTGTGGAGCAGGAGGCCTCCATCTTCAAGGAGAACTTTGTTCCCCCTGAGCTGAGCATCTGGGACTACTTCATTGCCAAG CCGTTCCTCGCACCATCGGAGAGCAGAGTGGAGTACGATTCCGAGGAGAGCCAGGGCAGCGAAGACGAGAATGAGGACGAGGACCAGCATTTCTTTGACTCAAACACAGCTCTTCAAGAACATTCCAATGCAAACTCGTACAG TTGGTGTCTCATGCGTTTGGCCATGGTCCAGTTGGTGTTGGTCAACTTGAAGTCCTTCTATCCCTTAGCAGGTCATGAACTCCAAG ATCTGCCAGTAGGCTCCCCCTTGTGCCACAATGTATTGAAGACTCTTCAACGCTGGGAGCAGCTACTGCAGAAGAGGTTGGAGGTTTTTGGTGGTCCTCCTCCCCAGTACATCTCAACCCAGCCTCCGGATGACACCCTCTCAGGCGGACCAGCCATTCTCCGCCATAAAGCCCTGCTGGAGCCTTCAAACACCCCCTTCAG GTCAAGTCGTCATTCTGCTCTGCCTGTACGGAGGCTTTGGCAGTACCTGGTCAAGCAGGAAGCCGTGCAGGAGACCTTCATCCGGAACATCTTCACCAAGAAGAGGGAGCAGAACGAG TCTGTTGAGGACCGCACTGACAGTAACACACACTCCGTGGCGGAAGACCGTTCTCACAACCAG ATTGAGTCCGATTCGGGATACCCAGGTGGGAGGGCTCGGATCATTCACAAAGAGTCTGATATCATCACGGCCTTTGCCATCAACAAG GCTAACCGTAACTGCTTGGCGATTGCTTCAAGCCATGACATCCAGGAGTTGGATGTGTCCTCCATCTTGGCCACTCAGATACTGACCTGGGTGGATGACGAGGCTGAGAACAAAGG GGGTGAGGACTTCCTGGTGATCCACGCCCGGGAGGATTTTACTGTCCATGGCACGACGCCCTACACCAACAGCAGCCCTGGCACCCCTATTAACATGCCCTGGCTGGGAAGCATGCAGACAGGTCGTGGCGCCTCTGTG ATGATCAAAAGGAACATCAACAATGTCAGAAGGATGACCTCCCACCCCAACTTACCTTACT ACCTCACGGGCGCCCAGGACGGCAGCGTACGCATGTTTGAGTGGGGACACTCCCAGCAGATCATCTGCTACAGGAGCCCCGGCAACTCCAGGGTCACCCGGGTCCGCTTTAATCACCAAGGCAACAAG TTCGGCATAGTGGATGCAGATGGGGCCCTGAGCCTGTGGCAGACCAACATGACGGCAAACGCACCCAAACCGTATCTG ACCCTGCAGTGCCACAACAAGACGGCGAACGACTTCATGTTTGTGGGGTCGTCGTCCCTCATCGCCACCGCGGGGCTGTCCACAGACAACAG AAACGTGTGCTTATGGGATACTCTGGTTGCCCCGATTAACAGCCTGGTCCACG CCTTCAGCTGCCACGACACGGGGGCCACTGTGCTTTCTCTGGCCCCCCGGCAGCAGCTGCTGATCTCGGGGGGGCGTAAGGGCTGGATTAGCGTGCTGGACCTGAATCTCCGTACCCAGCGGCAGACCTTCCAGGCCCACGACTCGGCCGTAAAGGCGTTGGCTGTCGACCCGACCGAGACCTGCTTCATCAGCGGCTCCTCGGAGGGCAACATCAAG GT